The following nucleotide sequence is from Glycine max cultivar Williams 82 chromosome 9, Glycine_max_v4.0, whole genome shotgun sequence.
GAAGCTCTCATGAGTGTCCCTGTTTGGGATCTCTTCTGTGTTCATATTTAGTTCTGGCTCTGTTTCGTTGCAGAAATTAGGCTATTTCTAGTAAAATTGATTCCACGTTGGATCTTATCTAGTAAAATTGATTCCACCTAGATGACTAAAAAATTAGTACTCGTGGGTACCCACTTGAATCCATCTCGATTTTGACGCGTAATATCCAAGTTGATCGGGTATAGGTTCGGGTTTGGGTTTTTCTCGATAACCAAAAGTAGGGTACGGGTATGGGATTACTAGACCTGTCCCGACCCCGAACCCGAACCCGTCCCGGcacttaaaatctttagaatttttgcataatttaatcaaaaggtatataatttttattactagttaattttattttaaaatttttacataatttaatattattttcttaactatttatgtaGACACAtgtgttataataaatttattgatatataagtagttaaaaataaatgtttaataattaatttatttttttcctaaaatcaaatttttattaaaaaaaatatatttttctaaatggtGTGTGAAACGGGGTTGGGGATACCCGACGAGTACGGGGATGAGACAATAAACTCAAACCCGTCAAATATCGGGTACAGGTGTGAGGATATGTTGAGGAGTCGGGGTAAGGGATTGGGAAAATAATACCCGTACCCGACCCGCCCCATTGTCATGTCTAATTCCACCTTGGATCTTATGGAGTtgtactgaaaataaaatagagatttatcattttttttctttaaatataaattctagTTAACATATGCTATCACCATATCTAATATGTTACTATTCTCCATGGCCTGGCAGCCCTGCCACTCCCAATTTCCAAAGTCcagtttttgttttcattgtgagaaacatacatttaatttaacTCAAGTTGCTGTGAGTGAATCTTCTTGATCAGAACTAATATTCTCTTTCTTACATTTTCCCCCGTGACTTATTTCCTACAAGTTGAAGAGTtaatctttctttcatttttggaaaaaaattatcatctaaGAATTGGGATTGTTTTTGAGACAGCACATTATTTCATTCTGTGTACGTGGTCattcaacataaaaatatcCATTGCTTTAATTTTAGCATTTGGCAACTGGTAATTGGACATTTTGGTAGCTTCCAACCGATACTCTTTACATCATATTTTTCTGCAAAGTGATCCTCATGAACATGGATTTACTTTTCTGCTGttatttttcatgttatttttcATATTGTCCTGTGTTCCAtcaaatattatcaaaataatattatataatagttgtaataatatttaatgatgatatttaattttaaaaaattatgaaagctGTATGATATTAAAGGATAACACAAAGATAATATGGGAAGAGACAACAGAAGTCAAATTCCATGAACACACATATTTAAAGACAAACTAAAAGGGGTATTATGTATTACTGATGTGCAACATAAAACAATTAGAGAAAGTACATTATAGGGGTACGATTGACGCCTAAAGCTTACAAGGCTTGAGAAAAAAGCCACGATATATAGAAGGGTACCAAAAGAAGTAAAGGTGCAATGTACCCTTTAAATGTTGCATTAGGGGGTATGACTGGATTTTCTAGCTAGCGTCTTCCACCCGGTTCAATCTCTATTTTTGGTGGTGCTAAATGCTAATCCAATTTTCACAAGATTTTCCCTCTTTGAGGGTTTTCTTAGCTCTGAAGGGAATGGCCTCATACAAGCCAAAAACCAAAGCTTCcatcaacaaattaatttcgTACATACTACGCTCTTTCTGCAATTTTCATTGCTACTTTCCTCTAGAGTACGCAAACGcctaaaatgaatttaaaatatgtagtaatcttaaataactttaaataaataatagatataCTTTTACAAGAACAAAATCTTGCCCACGAAAAATagtaagataaaaattaataaaaaaatttctttaaatttgtaTCCTTTTCCTAATGTTGGCAGCTACCTACAAAATCCGAATGAACAAAATCACTAAAGGAAGAACAACGAATGTTGTACCAGACAAACTGTTTGATAAGTGAACCTTTTTGTCTTTTCCGGTGAATATATAACTAAACTGATAACTTGTTCAATACAAAGATGAAGAACATTATAAATTATTCACTATCATCAAAGCCATAATATAAGCTTCCTAAAAAGAGCGTCCAATGCAGAGTCGCATCGCTATAGCAGGATTGAAACATATATATCTCCTGCAAAAGAAAAGAATCTAAAAGATactcaaatttattaattacccGTAAAAATCTACGTAGGGGGAAGCAAGAAAAAAACTAAGGTATAGAAGAAGTTGAATATGAAGAAGGTATAGAAACTCTTGTCCAATTTTTACTTTTGCTGTTTACATGACAAAATGGGAGAAAATAATTAGAGGAGGAATGAAATCTCTGGTCGAATAAGAAAGAATCATTTAGACTTAGAGGTGCAGCGAGAGTGATGAATGTAAGAGCCATTAGAAGGATGAAACTTGAGCTGACACTCCAAATTGCACCAGAACTTAACAGAACCTAAAGGGCCAACCCTCCACCGAGTCCTGGCGCTGCCCTTCAAGTCAAAGCCAATGACGTCACGCTTCCACGACTCGTCCACCTCCTCCATCTGTTGGGGAGTTAAGGGAATGGAAGCCGCCCGAACAACGTAGTTGAGTGATTTGGAGCTGTTCTTGGGGACATCGAACGGCGGAGCGCGCATGAGCGCAATTCTCTGTCCCTGGTAGCTGAGGTTAAACCTAATGTCGGAGAAGGTTGCATGGGCCTTGGCGTTGCCGTTCTGAGCCACGACGATGATGGTGAGCTGCGTCTGGAGGAGCCCTGCGTAGTCGTTGCTGAGAAGATCGAGGTGGGCGTTGGTGATGCTCATAACTGGGATTCTAGGGTGGATCACCATGTAACCCACGAACACTACTATGCCGGCTATCACCACTCCTATGGCTATGATGGTGCAGAGAATGGCTGCTAGCCAGATTAGAGGGTGTGTTTTGCCGCTGTGGTGAGTGTTCACCAATCTTCTTCTGATTGGTCTATGGTGCTGGCGTTCGGCCACGTGATCGTGGGACGGCATGGAGATGGATATATATCAATAATGGAGTTCAAAAATCAACCCATGAGGGTTTATTTCCGAGTTTTATGTTTGGGGTTGCCAAAGCTTAGTCAGGTAGGGaactgcacaacaaatttgggTTCTTTATCTC
It contains:
- the LOC100787678 gene encoding NDR1/HIN1-like protein 12, whose protein sequence is MPSHDHVAERQHHRPIRRRLVNTHHSGKTHPLIWLAAILCTIIAIGVVIAGIVVFVGYMVIHPRIPVMSITNAHLDLLSNDYAGLLQTQLTIIVVAQNGNAKAHATFSDIRFNLSYQGQRIALMRAPPFDVPKNSSKSLNYVVRAASIPLTPQQMEEVDESWKRDVIGFDLKGSARTRWRVGPLGSVKFWCNLECQLKFHPSNGSYIHHSRCTSKSK